In the genome of Luteitalea pratensis, the window GGGCCCGGGGTGCCCGAGGCCCTGGCCGCCGTGCTCGACGCGGCGGATCGCGACGACGGTGTCGCCGCGATCGTGGTTCGCGGTGCGGGCCGGACGTTCGTCGCCGGCGCCGATATCGCGACGCTCGAGGACGCTGCCTGGGGCGACGAGGCAGCCGCGGCCGACTTGCACGATCTGCTCCGGCGCGTCGAGCAGTGCCGCACGCCGGTCGTGATGGCGATTCACGGCACCGCGCTCGGCGGCGGCCTGGAGCTGGCGATGGCCGGCCACTACCGTGTGGCGGACGCCGCGGCCCAGGTCGGACAGCCGGAGGTGAACCTCGGGATCGTGCCTGGCGCCGAAGGCACGCAGCGGCTGCCGCGCCTCGCGGGAGTCGCCAAGGCGCTCGACATGTGCGTCTCGGGTCGCCCCGTCACGGCGCAGGATGCGCTGGCCGCCGGCATCGTCGATGAGATCGCGGGCGAGGATCTCACCGCGTCGGCGGTGGCGTTCGCGCGCCGCGTGGCGGCGCGGAGCTCGCACCCGTTGACGAGCGAGCGCGCCGAGCGCCTCGGCGACCCCGAAACGAACGCGCCGCTGCTTGCCGCTGCCCGCGCACAGGCGGAGAAGATCCGGCGCCACCAGGTCGCGCCGCTGAAGGCCGTGGACGCGATCGAGGCCGCCACGCGGCTGCCGTTCGAGGCCGGCTGCCGGCGCGAGCGCGAGCTCTTCTTCGAGTGCGTGCGCGGTGAGCAGGCCAAGGCCCTGATCCACGTCTTCTTCGCCGAGCGCGCGGCCTCGAAGCTGCCCGAGGACATGGCCCACCTGACCCCGGCCGAGATCCGCACGATCGCGATCGTCGGGGGCGGCACGATGGGGTCGGGGATCGCGATGGCTTGCGCGAACGCGGGCCTCGACGTGATCCTGACCGACGCGACCGGCGATGCGGTGGCCGCCGGCGAAGCCGCGATCCGCACGAACTACGACGCCACGGTCGCCCGCGGCCGCCTCACGCCCGATGCCGTCGCCGATCGGCTGGCCCGCATCCATCTCACGCCGCCCGCGGCCTTTCCCGCGCGCGCCGTCGAGGCGGATCTGGTGATCGAAGCGGTATTCGAGGATCTCGCGCTCAAGCAGCGCGTGTTCCGCGAGATCGACGCGGCGGCCAGGCCAGGGTGCATCCTCGCCACCAACACGTCCACGCTCGACATCGACGCGATCGCCAGCGCCACGTCGAGGCCGGAGGCGGTGATCGGCCTGCATTTCTTCAGCCCTGCGGCGGTGATGCGGCTGCTGGAGATCGTGCGCGGATCGCGCACCGATCTCGACGTGCTGGTGGCGGCCCTGGCCTTCGCGAAGCGCGTGCGCAAGCTCGGCGTCGTGGTCGGCAACGGGCCTGGCTTCGTCGGCAACCGGCTGATGTTCCCCTACATGTACGAGACGCAATTCCTCGTCGAGGACGGCGCCACGCCGGCGCAGGTGGACCGCGCGCTGGCGGGGTTCGGGATGGCGATGGGGGTGTTCGCGGTGGACGACATGGCAGGGCTCGACGTGGGCGCGCGAGTGCGCAAGGCGCTCGGCCACTTCAGCGACCCGCGCGAGCGCCGACCGCTGGTCCACGAGCGGCTGGTGGCGATGGGCCGGCTCGGCCAGAAGCGCGGCGCCGGCTGGTATCGCTACGACGAGCCGCGCAAGCCGACGCCGGATCCCGAGGTCGAGGCGCTCATCCGGTCGCTGGCGACCGACGCCGGGATCGCGGCCCGGACCATCTCCGACGAGGAGATCGTCGATCGCGCGATCCTCGCGCTCGTCAACGAGGGCGCGCGGGCGCTCGAGGCCGGCGTCGCGGCCCGCGCCTCGGACATCGACGTGATCTACGTGAACGGCTACGGGTTCCCGGGCTGGCGCGGCGGTCCGCTGTTCTACGCCGATCGCCGCGGCCTCGGCGAGGTGCTGGCCCGCATCCGGGCGTTCCACCGCGAGCACGGCGAGCGCTGGCGGCCGGCGCCGCTTCTCGTGGAGCTCGCCGAGCGCGGCGGCACGTTCCGCGGCGGCGCGTTGCATGGCAGGGCCGGGGCAAGGAGCCGCTGACGTGTCGCCCGCCTTCGAGGGACGCCTGCGCACGCCGCGGATGCTGCCGCCGGACGCGATCGTCAGCCGGGACGATCGCGGCCGGCTGCGCGTCCGCTCGCCGCACGTCCTGGGGCCGTATCCGGCGACCCTGACGCACTGCCTGGCGAAGTGGGCCGATCGCGCGCCCGACCGCACCTTCGTCGCCGCGCGTCGCCCCGACGGCTTCTGGGAACGCCTGACCTACCGGGTCGCGTTCGAGCGCACGCGCTCGGTCGCGCAGGCCCTGCTCGATCGCGGCCTGTCGGCCGACCGGCCGATCGTGATCCTGTCAGGCAACGGCCTCGAGCACGCCGTGCTCGGCCTCGCCGCGATGCACGCTGGGGTGCCGTACGCGCCGATCGCGCCGTCCTACTCGCTGATCTCGCAGGACCACCGCACCCTCGCCGCCGTCTGCGCGGCGATGCGCCCGGGGCTCATCTTTGCGGCCGAGGGCGAGCGCTTCGATCGCGCCCTGGCCAGCCTGGCGCTGCCCGACGACGTCGAGGTCGTCACCGGCAGCCCGGCCACGGGCTTGAGCCGGCAGACCAGCTTCGCCGCGCTCCTCGCCACCACGGCGACCGCGGCGGTGGAGGACGCGCACGCCCGTGTCGGGCCCGACACCGTCGCCAAGGTGCTCTTCACGTCCGGGTCGACGGGCGCGCCGAAGGGCGTGATCAACACCCAGCGCATGCTGACCGCCAATCAGGAACAGATACGGAGCGTGCTCGCGTTCCTGGCCGACGAGCCGCCTGTGCTCTGCGACTGGCTGCCCTGGAACCACACGTTCGGCGGCAACCACAACGTCGGCCTGACGCTCTACAACGGCGGCACGCTCTACATCGACGCCGGGACGCCGACGCCGGCCGGCTTCGCCACGACCGCCGCCAACCTGCGCGAGATCGCGACCACCGCCTACTTCAACGTGCCGAGGGGCTACGACCTGCTGCTGCAGGCACTGCGCGGCGACGCCGACTTCTGCCACCGCTTCTTCGGCCGGTTGCAGATCCTGTTCTACGCCGCCGCCGGACTGCGGCAGGAGGTCTCGGACGGCATCGATCAACTGGCGGTCGAGGCCTGCGGGGAGCGCGTGCCCTGGGTGTCCGGCCTCGGCGCAACCGAGACCGCGCCGTTCGCGCTGTGCACCGGGGCGATGGCCGTGCCGGTCAGCGGACGCGTCGGCGTGGCCGCGCCAGGCGTCGAGCTGAAGCTGGAGCCGGTCGGTGCGCTGCTCGAGGCTCGCGTCCGCGGGCCGAACGTCACCCCCGGCTACTGGCGCGATCCGGCGCTCACCCGGGCCGCGTTCGACGACGACGGCTTCTATGCGATGGGCGACGCGCTCGGCTGCGTCGATCCGGCCGATCCCGCGCGCGGGTTCACCTTCCAGGGGCGCATCGCCGAGGACTTCAAGCTGTCGACCGGCACGTGGGTGCGGGTGGGGCCGCTGCGCGCGGCGCTGCTTTCGGCGCTCGGCGAGCTGGCGCAGGACGTCGTCATCGCCGCGCCGGAGCGCGACGACGTGCGGGTGCTGGTGTTCCCGAACCTGGCCGCGTGCCGCCGCCTCGCCGGCCTCCCGGCGGGGGCGCCGGTCGGCGACGTGCTCGACGGCGAGGCCGTCTGCGCCGGGTTTGCGACCGCCCTGTCGGCGTTCAGTGCGGCGCAGGCCGGCAGCTCCACGCGCGTCTTGCGCGCGCTGCTGCTGGCCGAGCCGCCGTCGATCGACGCCGGCGAGATCACCGACAAGGGATCGATCAACCAGAAGGCGGTGC includes:
- a CDS encoding 3-hydroxyacyl-CoA dehydrogenase NAD-binding domain-containing protein, encoding MSELVRTHRDGDVLVVEIDNPPVNALGPGVPEALAAVLDAADRDDGVAAIVVRGAGRTFVAGADIATLEDAAWGDEAAAADLHDLLRRVEQCRTPVVMAIHGTALGGGLELAMAGHYRVADAAAQVGQPEVNLGIVPGAEGTQRLPRLAGVAKALDMCVSGRPVTAQDALAAGIVDEIAGEDLTASAVAFARRVAARSSHPLTSERAERLGDPETNAPLLAAARAQAEKIRRHQVAPLKAVDAIEAATRLPFEAGCRRERELFFECVRGEQAKALIHVFFAERAASKLPEDMAHLTPAEIRTIAIVGGGTMGSGIAMACANAGLDVILTDATGDAVAAGEAAIRTNYDATVARGRLTPDAVADRLARIHLTPPAAFPARAVEADLVIEAVFEDLALKQRVFREIDAAARPGCILATNTSTLDIDAIASATSRPEAVIGLHFFSPAAVMRLLEIVRGSRTDLDVLVAALAFAKRVRKLGVVVGNGPGFVGNRLMFPYMYETQFLVEDGATPAQVDRALAGFGMAMGVFAVDDMAGLDVGARVRKALGHFSDPRERRPLVHERLVAMGRLGQKRGAGWYRYDEPRKPTPDPEVEALIRSLATDAGIAARTISDEEIVDRAILALVNEGARALEAGVAARASDIDVIYVNGYGFPGWRGGPLFYADRRGLGEVLARIRAFHREHGERWRPAPLLVELAERGGTFRGGALHGRAGARSR
- a CDS encoding feruloyl-CoA synthase: MSPAFEGRLRTPRMLPPDAIVSRDDRGRLRVRSPHVLGPYPATLTHCLAKWADRAPDRTFVAARRPDGFWERLTYRVAFERTRSVAQALLDRGLSADRPIVILSGNGLEHAVLGLAAMHAGVPYAPIAPSYSLISQDHRTLAAVCAAMRPGLIFAAEGERFDRALASLALPDDVEVVTGSPATGLSRQTSFAALLATTATAAVEDAHARVGPDTVAKVLFTSGSTGAPKGVINTQRMLTANQEQIRSVLAFLADEPPVLCDWLPWNHTFGGNHNVGLTLYNGGTLYIDAGTPTPAGFATTAANLREIATTAYFNVPRGYDLLLQALRGDADFCHRFFGRLQILFYAAAGLRQEVSDGIDQLAVEACGERVPWVSGLGATETAPFALCTGAMAVPVSGRVGVAAPGVELKLEPVGALLEARVRGPNVTPGYWRDPALTRAAFDDDGFYAMGDALGCVDPADPARGFTFQGRIAEDFKLSTGTWVRVGPLRAALLSALGELAQDVVIAAPERDDVRVLVFPNLAACRRLAGLPAGAPVGDVLDGEAVCAGFATALSAFSAAQAGSSTRVLRALLLAEPPSIDAGEITDKGSINQKAVLRRRVALVDALYGARPPMRFIDVEERTIDA